A single genomic interval of Peribacillus sp. FSL H8-0477 harbors:
- a CDS encoding transcription repressor NadR → MTEQRKLYGEERRNKLLEILRESAEPVTGSELSRMTHVSRQVIVSDVTLLKAKNEPIIATSQGYIYMSPTNSKQYERIITCSHSPEQTEQELNLLVDLGITIKDVKIEHPVYGDLTASIMVSSRREVRQFIQRITDSNASYLSVLANGVHLHTLSADSEQHLDEAEAALKEAGFLIDYIS, encoded by the coding sequence ATGACTGAACAGAGGAAGCTGTATGGTGAAGAGCGGCGGAATAAGCTGCTTGAGATTTTGAGGGAGAGCGCGGAGCCTGTGACGGGTAGTGAGTTGTCACGGATGACGCATGTGAGCCGCCAGGTGATTGTTAGTGATGTTACCTTGCTGAAAGCTAAAAATGAGCCGATTATCGCGACCAGTCAGGGCTATATTTACATGTCTCCGACCAATTCGAAGCAGTATGAACGGATTATTACTTGCTCACATTCTCCGGAACAGACGGAGCAGGAATTGAATTTACTTGTTGATCTTGGCATTACGATTAAAGATGTAAAAATAGAGCATCCTGTGTATGGGGATTTGACTGCTTCCATCATGGTCAGCAGCCGTAGAGAGGTGCGTCAGTTCATTCAGCGGATTACTGACAGTAATGCCTCGTATCTATCCGTTTTGGCAAACGGCGTCCATCTACATACCTTATCCGCGGACTCTGAGCAACATCTTGACGAAGCTGAAGCTGCTTTAAAAGAGGCAGGATTTCTAATCGACTACATAAGTTGA
- the pheA gene encoding prephenate dehydratase — MYKQIAFLGPKATFTDIAVSRLFPNDYKVPLSTIPDCLDAVNDGEVEVAVVPIENALEGSVNITIDYLYHEAKLPIRGDITAPIEQHYMIHPDNDTPSFKPEIVYSHSHAIAQCHKFLHKELKGIPYESTTSTAAAAKMVSENPDRKIAAIANEMAADVYGLKIAKRQIHDYSHNHTKFIVVSKQEVSFDDHLTSEQGYKTTLMVTLPVDSSGALHKVLSAFAWRGLNLTKIESRPLKTGLGNYFFIIDIDRKMDDILIPGAMSEMEALGCKVNVLGSYPSFKVGKPQMV, encoded by the coding sequence ATGTATAAACAAATTGCATTTCTGGGTCCTAAAGCAACATTCACGGATATAGCCGTAAGCCGTCTATTTCCTAATGATTATAAAGTGCCCCTGTCGACCATCCCGGATTGCCTGGATGCCGTAAATGACGGGGAAGTAGAAGTAGCGGTCGTTCCCATTGAAAACGCACTTGAAGGTTCTGTGAATATAACCATCGATTATTTATACCACGAAGCAAAGCTGCCCATTCGTGGAGATATTACCGCTCCTATTGAACAGCATTATATGATTCATCCGGACAATGATACACCGTCTTTCAAACCAGAGATTGTGTATTCTCATTCACATGCCATCGCTCAGTGTCATAAGTTTCTCCATAAAGAGCTGAAGGGCATACCCTATGAAAGCACAACATCAACTGCAGCTGCTGCTAAAATGGTCAGCGAAAATCCGGATAGAAAGATTGCCGCCATTGCTAATGAAATGGCAGCAGACGTGTATGGCTTAAAAATCGCTAAGAGACAAATCCATGATTACAGCCATAACCATACAAAATTTATCGTGGTCTCGAAACAAGAAGTCAGCTTTGATGACCATTTAACAAGTGAACAAGGCTACAAAACGACGCTCATGGTGACACTCCCTGTCGACAGTTCCGGGGCACTCCATAAAGTGTTGTCCGCCTTTGCTTGGCGTGGCCTCAATTTAACGAAAATTGAATCAAGACCATTGAAAACCGGTCTAGGCAATTACTTTTTCATTATCGATATTGATAGGAAAATGGATGATATTCTTATTCCTGGTGCTATGTCCGAAATGGAGGCACTCGGCTGTAAAGTCAATGTTCTAGGCAGCTATCCAAGTTTTAAAGTGGGAAAGCCACAAATGGTTTAA
- a CDS encoding ACT domain-containing protein — protein sequence MDKTDKKFYLVREDVLPEAMKKTLDAKELIERGRAESIWDAVQKVDLSRSAFYKYRDTVFPFHTIVKEQLVTLFFYLEDRSGTLSELLHVVASSGCNVLTIHQTIPLQGRANVTLSLNTGSMSMPIDELMTRLRQMEFVEKVEVLGTGA from the coding sequence ATGGATAAGACCGATAAAAAGTTTTACCTGGTTCGAGAAGATGTGCTGCCAGAAGCGATGAAGAAAACACTAGATGCGAAGGAACTGATAGAACGGGGAAGAGCAGAGTCGATCTGGGACGCCGTTCAGAAAGTGGATCTTAGCAGAAGTGCTTTCTATAAATACCGTGATACAGTTTTTCCGTTTCATACAATCGTTAAAGAACAGCTCGTTACCCTGTTTTTCTATCTGGAGGACCGATCAGGCACGCTTTCGGAACTTTTACATGTAGTGGCCTCATCAGGATGTAATGTCCTGACCATCCACCAGACGATCCCTTTACAGGGGCGTGCAAACGTTACGCTCTCATTAAATACCGGCAGCATGAGTATGCCGATAGATGAGTTAATGACACGCCTTCGTCAAATGGAATTTGTTGAAAAAGTTGAAGTACTTGGCACAGGAGCTTAA
- the obgE gene encoding GTPase ObgE translates to MFIDQVKVLVKGGDGGNGVVAYRREKYVPMGGPAGGDGGNGANVIFEVEEGLRTLMDFRYQRHFKAPRGEHGMSKNMHGKNASDMIVKVPPGTVVTDANTGEVLADLIEHGQRAVVAKGGRGGRGNSRFSSPSNPAPEIAENGEPGQEREITMELKLLADAGLVGFPSVGKSTLLSVVSAARPKIADYHFTTIVPNLGMVETEDHRSFVLADLPGLIEGASQGVGLGHQFLRHIERTRAIVHVIDMSGLEGRDPYEDYLTINNELNEYNLRLLERPQIIVASKMDMPDSEENLQTFREKLTEDYPIFPISSVNRSGLRELVYAIVDKIEETPEFPLDHDEAEDNGIHRVLYKHVSQKDEFDVTRDPDGCFVVSGFKIERLFKMTDFTRDESVKRFARQIRSFGVDEVLRQRGAIDGDIVRILEYEFEFVD, encoded by the coding sequence ATGTTTATTGATCAGGTCAAAGTATTAGTAAAAGGCGGAGACGGTGGGAACGGTGTCGTTGCCTACCGCCGCGAAAAATATGTACCAATGGGCGGTCCAGCTGGCGGAGACGGCGGTAATGGAGCGAATGTAATTTTTGAAGTAGAAGAAGGACTGCGTACGCTAATGGATTTCCGTTACCAACGGCATTTCAAAGCACCACGCGGAGAACACGGTATGTCTAAAAACATGCACGGTAAAAATGCGAGTGATATGATTGTTAAAGTTCCACCGGGTACGGTGGTTACAGATGCAAATACCGGCGAAGTACTTGCCGATCTTATTGAACATGGCCAACGGGCTGTTGTTGCTAAGGGCGGACGCGGTGGACGCGGAAACTCTCGTTTCTCCTCTCCTTCTAATCCAGCTCCGGAAATCGCTGAAAATGGTGAACCTGGACAAGAACGTGAAATTACTATGGAGCTTAAATTGCTTGCGGATGCGGGACTTGTCGGCTTCCCAAGTGTCGGTAAATCAACGCTTCTTTCTGTAGTTTCTGCAGCAAGACCTAAGATTGCGGATTATCATTTCACCACAATCGTTCCTAATTTAGGAATGGTTGAAACGGAAGATCATCGTAGTTTTGTTTTAGCTGATTTACCAGGACTAATTGAAGGTGCATCACAAGGCGTAGGCCTAGGACATCAATTCCTTCGTCATATCGAACGGACACGGGCAATTGTCCATGTAATCGATATGTCAGGACTTGAAGGACGCGACCCTTATGAAGATTACCTGACCATTAACAATGAATTAAATGAATATAATTTACGTTTACTTGAGCGTCCGCAGATCATCGTAGCTAGTAAAATGGATATGCCTGATTCGGAAGAAAACTTGCAGACATTCCGTGAAAAGTTAACGGAAGACTATCCAATTTTCCCGATTTCTTCTGTAAATCGTTCAGGACTACGTGAACTTGTTTATGCGATTGTAGATAAAATTGAAGAAACACCAGAATTCCCGCTTGATCATGATGAAGCAGAAGATAACGGAATTCACCGTGTTCTTTACAAGCATGTATCACAAAAGGATGAATTCGATGTTACACGTGACCCGGATGGCTGTTTCGTAGTCTCTGGCTTCAAGATTGAACGTCTCTTCAAGATGACTGATTTCACTCGTGATGAATCCGTTAAACGTTTCGCTCGTCAGATCCGTTCGTTTGGAGTCGATGAGGTTCTTCGTCAACGTGGAGCGATAGACGGCGATATCGTCCGCATTCTTGAGTATGAGTTTGAATTTGTAGATTGA
- a CDS encoding Spo0B C-terminal domain-containing protein: protein MDNEWTTVEILRHSRHDWLNKIQLIKGNLELERSDRARAIIEEIIIESQHEARLSNLKMPQFGELLMTANWQPCAFRCEFEVIDTIKGCSNLDETITAWTRKLFAILNESLDGYSENVLTVSIFETNAKNIRFSFDLEGSRKEDDSLMRLLSQPLDKLEHVSSEFTETCVVFTLDMKI, encoded by the coding sequence ATGGATAATGAATGGACGACCGTAGAAATTCTACGCCACTCACGACATGATTGGCTCAATAAGATTCAGTTAATTAAAGGGAACCTGGAACTCGAGAGAAGTGATCGTGCACGGGCCATTATTGAAGAAATCATTATTGAATCTCAGCATGAAGCAAGGCTGTCCAATTTGAAAATGCCGCAATTCGGTGAACTTCTTATGACGGCAAATTGGCAGCCCTGTGCTTTCCGCTGTGAGTTCGAGGTCATTGATACCATAAAAGGCTGTTCAAATCTCGATGAAACAATAACAGCCTGGACACGTAAATTATTTGCTATCTTGAACGAATCGCTGGATGGGTATAGTGAAAATGTGCTTACCGTTTCTATCTTTGAAACAAATGCAAAGAATATTCGTTTTTCCTTTGACTTAGAGGGAAGCCGCAAAGAAGATGATTCACTTATGCGTTTGCTTTCCCAGCCGCTGGATAAACTAGAGCATGTGTCATCGGAATTTACTGAAACATGTGTTGTATTTACGTTGGATATGAAGATTTAA
- the rpmA gene encoding 50S ribosomal protein L27, producing MLRLDLQFFASKKGVGSTRNGRDSQSKRLGAKRADGQFVSGGSILYRQRGTKIYPGENVGRGGDDTLYAKVDGVVKFERYGRDRKKVSVYPAAQEA from the coding sequence ATGTTAAGATTAGATCTTCAGTTCTTTGCTTCCAAAAAGGGAGTAGGTTCTACAAGAAACGGACGTGACTCCCAATCGAAGCGTTTAGGCGCTAAGCGTGCGGATGGTCAATTCGTATCTGGTGGTTCTATCCTTTACCGTCAACGCGGTACTAAAATCTATCCTGGTGAAAACGTAGGACGCGGCGGAGATGACACACTATACGCGAAAGTGGATGGTGTTGTTAAATTCGAACGTTACGGTCGTGACCGTAAAAAAGTCAGCGTTTATCCAGCAGCACAAGAAGCATAA
- a CDS encoding ribosomal-processing cysteine protease Prp codes for MIKITFDVAQGRIHSFTLSGHADFAKKGSDIVCAGVSAVTFGAVNAVMSLTDVKPEIKQSGQGGYLNCVIPEDISESSREKVQLLLDGMLVSLQTIERDYGKYMKIILRQ; via the coding sequence ATGATAAAGATAACTTTCGATGTCGCTCAAGGACGGATTCATTCCTTCACCTTAAGTGGACATGCTGATTTTGCTAAAAAAGGTTCTGATATTGTATGTGCAGGTGTATCGGCAGTTACCTTCGGGGCTGTTAATGCAGTTATGTCCTTAACGGATGTAAAACCTGAGATTAAGCAGAGCGGACAAGGCGGCTACCTGAACTGTGTGATTCCGGAAGATATTTCAGAATCATCACGGGAAAAGGTTCAGCTGTTGTTGGACGGGATGCTTGTATCATTACAGACTATCGAACGTGATTATGGAAAATACATGAAAATTATCCTCAGACAATAG
- the rplU gene encoding 50S ribosomal protein L21 — protein sequence MYAIIETGGKQIKVAAGETVYIEKLNLEAGETVTFDKVLFVGGEDVKVGAPLVEGATVTGTVEKQGKQKKITVFRYKAKKNYHRKLGHRQPYTKVVIGEINA from the coding sequence ATGTACGCAATTATTGAAACTGGCGGTAAACAAATTAAAGTAGCAGCTGGCGAAACGGTTTATATTGAAAAATTAAACCTTGAAGCAGGCGAAACTGTTACATTTGACAAAGTTTTATTCGTAGGCGGTGAAGACGTGAAAGTTGGAGCTCCTCTAGTTGAAGGCGCTACTGTAACAGGTACTGTTGAAAAACAAGGGAAGCAAAAGAAAATCACTGTATTCCGTTACAAAGCGAAGAAGAACTATCATAGAAAGCTAGGTCATCGTCAACCTTATACTAAAGTCGTTATCGGCGAAATTAACGCATAA
- a CDS encoding Rne/Rng family ribonuclease, producing the protein MKKIIASLVTREKRYAVLENERVVRLEIVQPQQESTVGNIYIGKVTKVMPGMEAVFVEYGADKNGLLHRDEIPVFQQDKSKNLPIKGISSYIHQGQKLLVQVSRDESGTKGAKLSAMIELSSPSLVYIYGNDYLGVSKKFTNHRLQSYWRKAASEHKEELEGLIVRTSMENQSEEDFLKQLHALRAAYQNLVKRADLAKKPGLVYARDSFLDMLTVKIASTQFGEIILDDFESCQELKKRLGEQNSEWTVTYDSGPGDLFAKYHIQTEVSESLKKQVPLPNGGSLIIEETEAFTIIDVNTGKFIGKAQKEQTLFETNLEAASEVVHQIILRNLAGIILVDFINMTEEKHRKAIVAAMTKEMKQDNRHVQIVGFTELGILQLTRKRTAPSLQDKLTNQCTVCQGTGRVDSPETVAFRLERELFEHRRSVDEAVWVEMNQAVADVLLGVKDSGREWIEALIGKKLLVTYIEGQLNSYTIKRFGSYKELKQAKSMYE; encoded by the coding sequence ATGAAAAAAATAATTGCCAGTCTAGTTACACGAGAAAAACGATATGCGGTACTGGAAAATGAACGAGTTGTCAGGCTGGAAATTGTGCAGCCGCAACAAGAAAGTACAGTCGGAAATATTTACATAGGTAAAGTAACCAAGGTGATGCCGGGTATGGAGGCTGTATTTGTTGAATATGGCGCGGATAAAAATGGTTTGTTACATCGGGATGAAATTCCTGTCTTTCAACAAGATAAGAGTAAGAACCTGCCCATTAAGGGAATTAGTTCGTATATCCATCAAGGGCAAAAGCTGCTTGTTCAAGTCAGCCGTGATGAATCGGGAACAAAGGGCGCGAAATTAAGTGCCATGATCGAGCTTTCCAGTCCGTCACTCGTCTACATATATGGCAATGATTATCTTGGCGTATCCAAGAAATTTACGAATCACCGTTTACAAAGTTATTGGAGAAAAGCGGCATCTGAGCATAAAGAGGAACTTGAAGGATTAATCGTCAGGACCTCTATGGAAAATCAAAGTGAAGAGGATTTTTTAAAACAGCTCCATGCCTTACGTGCTGCCTATCAAAATTTGGTTAAGCGTGCCGATTTGGCTAAGAAACCAGGGCTGGTTTATGCGCGGGATTCATTCTTAGACATGTTAACAGTTAAAATTGCTTCTACACAGTTCGGTGAAATTATTTTAGATGACTTTGAAAGCTGCCAAGAATTGAAAAAGCGTCTGGGTGAACAGAATAGTGAATGGACGGTTACATATGATTCCGGTCCTGGTGATCTTTTTGCTAAGTATCATATCCAAACGGAAGTGAGTGAATCACTGAAAAAACAGGTACCGTTACCAAATGGCGGTTCATTAATCATAGAAGAAACGGAAGCCTTTACGATTATTGATGTCAACACAGGGAAATTTATCGGCAAAGCACAAAAAGAGCAGACATTGTTTGAAACGAATCTCGAAGCTGCGAGTGAAGTGGTTCACCAAATCATATTGCGTAATCTAGCAGGTATCATTCTAGTAGACTTTATTAATATGACGGAAGAGAAGCATCGAAAAGCAATTGTTGCAGCCATGACAAAAGAAATGAAACAAGATAACCGACATGTCCAAATTGTCGGGTTTACTGAACTGGGGATTCTTCAGCTTACAAGGAAGCGTACAGCCCCGTCGCTGCAAGATAAGCTGACTAATCAGTGTACCGTCTGCCAAGGGACTGGAAGAGTGGATAGCCCGGAAACGGTTGCTTTCCGCTTGGAACGTGAACTGTTCGAACATCGAAGAAGCGTAGATGAGGCGGTCTGGGTTGAGATGAATCAAGCTGTAGCTGACGTTTTACTTGGAGTTAAAGATTCAGGACGAGAATGGATTGAAGCATTAATTGGGAAGAAATTACTTGTTACCTATATAGAGGGACAGCTAAACAGTTATACAATCAAACGTTTTGGTTCCTACAAAGAACTTAAACAAGCGAAATCGATGTACGAATAA
- a CDS encoding M50 family metallopeptidase, which produces MNESIKLLQKINIHPTLWVVMGIAVVTAHFTQLLMLFCIVFVHEMGHAVTANHFNWRIKAIQILPFGGSVETEEYGNKSMREELLVILAGPIQHLWLVGVAYLMYTFSLVSFELYQQFFYMNSAVMLFNLLPIWPLDGGKLLFLGLSLKRSFIDAHRLTILLSSAIAVLGFFYILLTEPLNLNAWIIAGFIIFTLVMEWKQRYFAFIRFLLERHYGRNSTLEMLKPIKVDQSEKIIEVLERFQRGCKHPVIVLKDGRESGALDENEILHAYFSDKLTSASIGELLYSY; this is translated from the coding sequence TTGAATGAAAGTATTAAGCTTCTTCAGAAAATCAATATCCATCCGACGCTTTGGGTTGTTATGGGGATTGCGGTTGTCACTGCTCATTTCACACAACTATTAATGCTTTTTTGCATTGTTTTTGTCCATGAAATGGGACATGCGGTGACAGCTAATCACTTTAATTGGCGGATTAAAGCCATTCAGATTCTCCCGTTCGGTGGTTCTGTTGAAACGGAGGAATATGGAAATAAATCTATGAGGGAGGAACTTCTCGTCATTTTAGCTGGACCCATCCAGCATCTTTGGCTCGTTGGTGTCGCTTATTTGATGTATACATTTTCCCTGGTTTCTTTTGAATTATATCAGCAATTTTTCTATATGAATTCAGCCGTCATGCTCTTCAATTTGCTGCCAATCTGGCCGCTCGACGGGGGGAAACTACTCTTTTTAGGTCTTTCGCTAAAACGCTCCTTTATTGATGCTCATCGGTTAACGATTCTGTTGTCATCGGCGATTGCGGTTTTAGGTTTTTTCTATATCTTGCTGACTGAACCATTGAATTTGAATGCATGGATTATTGCTGGATTTATTATTTTTACACTGGTGATGGAATGGAAGCAGCGATACTTTGCGTTTATTCGATTTTTGCTCGAACGTCATTATGGACGTAATAGTACATTGGAGATGCTTAAACCGATTAAGGTCGATCAAAGTGAAAAAATTATTGAGGTGCTTGAACGTTTTCAAAGGGGGTGTAAGCATCCTGTAATTGTATTAAAAGATGGGCGGGAAAGTGGGGCTTTAGATGAAAATGAGATTCTTCATGCCTATTTTTCCGACAAATTAACTTCCGCTAGTATCGGTGAATTGTTATATTCCTATTAG
- a CDS encoding peptidoglycan DD-metalloendopeptidase family protein → MGDRRKEIQDRIAKRRRLESKLESKRTDIPWSEMKVDNQEQYGYESVSFETGNREKDHPLFKKEYFLFKMLGAACLFLIVAVLFRHPSPQFDPARNAVSTAMKQEFQFAAVSSWYEDTFGKPIAFLPTDNTNTNVAESDGQFAQPVSGKITESFETNGEGIILETGSNSKVEALNGGLIIFAGTKEGLGKTVVIQHVDKSESWYGELENINVTLFETVKKGAEIGQVTASQDGSKGSFYLAIKKDDAFIDPKKVISFE, encoded by the coding sequence TTGGGAGACCGCAGGAAGGAGATACAAGATCGGATTGCTAAGCGGAGAAGGCTTGAGAGTAAGCTTGAGAGTAAGCGGACTGATATTCCGTGGTCAGAGATGAAAGTGGATAATCAGGAGCAGTATGGGTACGAAAGTGTCTCCTTTGAAACAGGTAATCGAGAAAAGGATCATCCGCTGTTTAAGAAGGAATACTTTCTTTTTAAAATGTTAGGTGCAGCATGCTTATTCTTAATTGTGGCTGTGCTGTTTAGGCATCCTTCTCCACAGTTTGATCCAGCGCGGAATGCTGTTTCTACGGCAATGAAACAGGAATTCCAATTTGCGGCTGTGTCATCCTGGTATGAAGATACGTTCGGGAAGCCTATCGCTTTTTTACCAACTGATAACACGAATACGAATGTGGCTGAAAGTGATGGTCAATTTGCTCAACCTGTGTCTGGTAAGATTACCGAAAGTTTTGAAACAAATGGAGAGGGAATTATTCTTGAAACCGGCAGTAACTCAAAGGTAGAGGCGCTGAATGGCGGATTAATTATCTTTGCCGGAACGAAAGAGGGACTTGGGAAAACGGTTGTAATTCAACATGTTGATAAATCAGAATCGTGGTATGGCGAACTCGAAAACATCAACGTAACCCTCTTTGAAACGGTGAAAAAGGGAGCGGAAATTGGACAAGTAACGGCAAGTCAAGATGGATCTAAAGGATCCTTTTATCTTGCAATCAAGAAGGATGATGCATTTATTGATCCTAAAAAGGTGATTTCCTTTGAATGA
- the minD gene encoding septum site-determining protein MinD produces MGEAIVITSGKGGVGKTTTSANLGTSLAILGKRVCLVDTDIGLRNLDVVMGLENRIIYDLVDVINGRCKIHQALVKDKRFDDLLYLLPAAQTSDKTAVNPEQMKKLIGELKQDYDYVIIDCPAGIEQGFQNAIAGADKAVVVTTPETSAVRDADRIIGLIEKEDHIESPKLVINRIRNHMLKSGEMLDIDEITTHLSIDLLGIVVDDDQVIKASNQGEPIALDPNNRASIAYRNIARRILGESVPLNPLEDQPKGFMAKLKKIFAGQ; encoded by the coding sequence GTGGGAGAGGCCATAGTCATTACGTCGGGAAAGGGCGGTGTGGGAAAAACCACAACATCCGCTAACTTAGGTACATCATTGGCAATTCTCGGTAAAAGAGTTTGCTTGGTTGATACAGATATCGGACTTCGTAATTTAGATGTCGTTATGGGTCTTGAAAACAGAATCATTTATGATCTAGTCGATGTCATTAATGGACGCTGTAAAATTCACCAAGCACTTGTGAAGGACAAGCGGTTTGATGACTTGTTATATCTGCTTCCAGCAGCACAAACGAGTGATAAAACGGCCGTTAATCCGGAGCAGATGAAGAAATTAATCGGTGAACTAAAGCAGGACTATGATTATGTGATCATTGATTGCCCTGCAGGGATCGAGCAAGGCTTTCAAAATGCGATTGCAGGAGCTGACAAGGCGGTTGTCGTAACCACACCTGAAACATCAGCAGTCCGTGATGCCGATCGTATTATTGGGTTGATTGAGAAAGAAGATCATATCGAATCTCCTAAACTCGTGATCAACAGAATTCGTAATCATATGCTAAAAAGCGGAGAGATGCTGGATATTGACGAAATTACCACTCATCTTTCCATTGACTTGCTCGGAATCGTTGTCGATGATGATCAAGTTATCAAAGCCTCCAATCAGGGAGAGCCGATTGCCCTCGATCCGAACAACCGGGCGTCCATTGCGTACCGAAATATAGCTCGTCGAATCCTTGGTGAGTCTGTGCCGCTCAACCCGCTTGAGGACCAGCCAAAAGGTTTTATGGCCAAACTCAAGAAAATTTTTGCCGGTCAATAA
- the minC gene encoding septum site-determining protein MinC — translation MNKRSQQNVLIKGTKDGLTLHLDDACSFSELIRELETKLSLNYRFQENDPLLAVKVHIGNRYLTDAQKENIKELIRKKKKLVVDEIVSNVMTYDEAKQWKDENQIETVAKVIRSGQVFEVPGDLLLIGDVNPGGKVVAGGNVYIMGTLKGIAHAGAHGNSRAVIAASVMKPSQLRISELVCHAPEAYTEEGHGMECAFIDNDEHIVVEKLHVLKKQRPNLNRLEGGL, via the coding sequence ATGAATAAAAGAAGTCAGCAAAATGTTTTAATTAAGGGTACGAAAGATGGGCTCACACTGCATCTTGATGATGCGTGTTCGTTTTCAGAATTAATAAGGGAACTTGAAACAAAGCTTTCCTTAAATTATAGATTTCAGGAAAATGACCCTCTGCTTGCCGTAAAGGTACATATAGGCAATCGTTATTTAACAGATGCACAGAAGGAAAACATTAAAGAATTAATTCGTAAGAAGAAAAAGCTAGTCGTCGATGAGATTGTATCGAATGTGATGACGTATGATGAAGCAAAGCAGTGGAAAGATGAAAATCAAATTGAAACTGTAGCGAAAGTAATCAGATCAGGACAGGTTTTTGAGGTTCCGGGTGATTTATTACTAATAGGTGATGTCAATCCTGGCGGGAAAGTGGTGGCCGGCGGAAACGTCTATATCATGGGAACGCTGAAGGGCATTGCACATGCAGGAGCACACGGAAATTCGAGAGCTGTCATTGCGGCTTCTGTTATGAAACCATCGCAGCTTCGAATTTCAGAGCTTGTTTGTCACGCACCGGAAGCATACACCGAAGAAGGTCACGGCATGGAATGTGCATTTATCGATAATGATGAACATATCGTTGTTGAAAAACTCCATGTTTTAAAGAAACAAAGACCGAATTTAAATAGATTAGAAGGAGGACTCTAA
- the mreD gene encoding rod shape-determining protein MreD codes for MRKLIIPLLALIIFIGESVLANVFSGYLYGGTSFLIPRMTVIFIAFLTIYGSRKTAFMYAFVLGLLYDVAYTEILGVYTFAFPVAAYLISKIMKILQSNLLISGLITVLFIAIIETAVYQLNILLGFTSVDYRDFSMLRLVPTLLLNLVFIVITAYPLRRTIESLRVESEGE; via the coding sequence ATGAGAAAACTTATTATTCCTCTGCTCGCTTTGATTATTTTTATTGGAGAAAGCGTATTGGCTAATGTTTTTTCTGGATACCTATACGGGGGAACCAGTTTCCTTATTCCGAGAATGACTGTTATTTTTATTGCCTTTTTGACCATTTATGGTTCGAGAAAGACGGCGTTTATGTATGCCTTTGTTCTTGGTTTGTTGTATGATGTAGCATATACAGAGATTCTTGGCGTTTACACGTTTGCGTTTCCTGTCGCTGCCTACTTAATATCAAAGATTATGAAAATTCTACAATCTAATTTATTGATTAGTGGATTAATTACAGTCCTTTTCATCGCCATAATTGAAACGGCGGTTTATCAGTTAAACATACTTCTTGGTTTCACATCAGTGGATTATCGTGATTTTTCCATGCTACGTCTTGTACCGACACTGCTCTTGAATTTGGTGTTCATTGTGATCACTGCCTATCCTTTAAGACGGACAATAGAAAGTTTAAGGGTCGAATCAGAAGGGGAATAA